The following are encoded together in the Choloepus didactylus isolate mChoDid1 chromosome 7, mChoDid1.pri, whole genome shotgun sequence genome:
- the LOC119539494 gene encoding H-2 class I histocompatibility antigen, alpha chain-like yields MGYNELSGEGSPGPHTLQLSHGCELGSSGRFWRYGYDGEDFTAYDPATWAWGAALPEPERRRRQLVVGSRLSAVRVWLDRQCGAALRRWLTAGLGGPAPVVPPRVVITQREDPEGHYTLKCRAFSFSPANITLTWLLEGQELTKDSGPRDALPAGNETYQSWASVAVLPGEELRYTCLVEHLGLNRPLSVTWGRNGSLPTGASPRVQWSHLSLTPSDMGQAARMQRFFK; encoded by the exons ATGGGCTACAACGAGCTCAGCG GGGAGGGCTCCCCAGGGCCCCATACACTGCAGCTGAGCCACGGCTGCGAGCTGGGCAGCAGCGGTAGATTCTGGCGCTACGGCTACGACGGGGAGGACTTCACCGCCTATGACCCAGCGACCTGGGCCTGGGGCGCGGCGCTGCCGGAGCCCGAGAGGCGGCGGCGGCAGCTGGTTGTCGGGAGCCGCCTGTCTGCGGTGCGCGTGTGGCTGGACCGCCAGTGCGGGGCGGCGCTGCGGCGCTGGCTGACTGCGGGGCTCGGGGGCCCGGCACCAGTGG TGCCTCCCCGCGTGGTGATCACCCAGCGAGAGGACCCTGAAGGCCATTACACCCTGAAATGTAGAGCATTTAGCTTCTCCCCTGCCAACATCACTCTGACTTGGCTGCTGGAAGGCCAGGAGCTGACCAAGGACTCAGGACCCAGGGATGCGCTACCTGCGGGGAACGAGACCTACCAGAGCTGGGCATCTGTGGCTGTCCTCCCGGGAGAGGAGCTGAGATACACCTGCCTGGTGGAGCACCTGGGCCTGAACAGGCCCCTCAGTGTGACCTGGG GGCGTAATGGCTCACTTCCCACTGGAGCCAGTCCTAG agtCCAGTGGAGCCATCTTTCCCTCACACCCTCAGACATGGGACAGGCAGCCAGAATGCAGAGATTTTTCaagtga